Proteins found in one Hypericibacter terrae genomic segment:
- a CDS encoding endonuclease/exonuclease/phosphatase family protein — MPNRTKERRRERLSSHILATLQQEKKSYRSGREAETGALIASYNVHKCVGMDQRFDPTRVEAVIGEIGADIIALQEADQRFGSREGLLDLQRLERENGLVPVKVKGHPKCHGWHGNVLLFREGSVSHVHQIDLPGVEPRGALVVDVDLKAGSLRVVAAHLGLLRRSRLRQAEAIVSAVAARGERPTLLLGDLNEWRVGPRSSLENLHPEFGPLTAHLPSFPSRFPLFALDRILGSPHDLITGIEVHDTPLARVASDHLPIKAHIDLKHLTATAPSSKGKVAA, encoded by the coding sequence GTGCCGAACCGAACCAAAGAACGCCGCAGAGAACGTCTCTCGTCCCATATCCTCGCGACGCTGCAGCAGGAGAAGAAGAGCTACCGGTCCGGCCGCGAGGCGGAAACGGGCGCGCTGATCGCCTCCTACAACGTCCATAAATGCGTCGGGATGGATCAGCGCTTCGATCCGACCCGCGTCGAGGCCGTGATCGGCGAGATCGGCGCCGACATCATCGCTCTGCAGGAGGCCGACCAGCGATTCGGGAGCCGGGAGGGCTTGCTCGACCTGCAGCGGTTGGAGCGCGAGAACGGGCTGGTTCCGGTGAAGGTGAAGGGCCATCCGAAATGCCATGGATGGCACGGCAACGTCCTCCTGTTTCGCGAAGGCAGCGTCAGCCATGTGCACCAGATCGACCTGCCGGGCGTCGAGCCGCGCGGCGCGCTGGTGGTGGATGTGGATCTGAAGGCCGGATCGTTGCGGGTCGTCGCGGCGCATCTGGGATTGCTGCGCCGCTCGCGTCTCCGGCAGGCCGAGGCCATCGTGTCGGCGGTTGCGGCGCGCGGCGAACGGCCCACATTGCTGCTGGGCGATCTCAACGAGTGGCGGGTGGGACCGCGCTCCTCGCTCGAGAATCTGCATCCCGAGTTCGGGCCCCTGACCGCGCATCTGCCGAGTTTCCCCTCGCGCTTCCCCCTGTTTGCGCTGGACCGGATTCTCGGCAGCCCGCATGATCTGATCACGGGTATCGAGGTTCACGATACGCCGCTCGCCCGTGTCGCCTCGGATCACCTGCCGATCAAGGCCCATATCGACCTGAAGCATCTGACGGCGACGGCGCCTTCATCGAAGGGTAAGGTCGCCGCCTGA
- a CDS encoding peptidase C39 family protein has product MKKTTKRRRAGSSKPAARSATARPAVKKAAKGPPAKTPAKRRIPHYRQTTDFTCGPSSVLMSMRAIDPKAPFDRASELQLWREATSVFSGPSGGHGGCSPVALALALSRRGYKAEVHINHRDVFLGERTRSAERKEVMRVLQEKDLAEAARQGIPIHYEMASQAELEARFRQGMIPIVLVSTYYIHGDHVAHWVVVTGFDKENVYVNDPWVALDKGKTPKDMTDFPVPRGAFERMTCYGKQRERACVLVGR; this is encoded by the coding sequence ATGAAAAAGACGACGAAGCGCAGGCGCGCCGGGAGTTCCAAGCCGGCGGCGCGGTCCGCCACGGCCAGACCGGCGGTGAAGAAGGCGGCCAAGGGCCCGCCCGCCAAGACCCCGGCCAAGCGCCGTATTCCGCATTACCGCCAGACCACCGATTTCACCTGCGGGCCCTCCTCGGTGCTGATGTCGATGCGCGCCATCGATCCCAAGGCGCCGTTCGACCGCGCCAGCGAACTCCAGCTCTGGCGCGAGGCGACGTCGGTCTTCTCCGGCCCCTCCGGCGGCCATGGCGGCTGCAGCCCGGTCGCGCTGGCGCTGGCCTTGAGCCGGCGCGGCTACAAGGCCGAAGTCCATATCAATCACCGCGACGTGTTCCTGGGCGAGCGCACCCGCTCGGCCGAGCGCAAGGAAGTCATGCGGGTGCTGCAGGAGAAGGATCTGGCCGAGGCCGCCCGCCAGGGCATCCCGATCCATTACGAGATGGCCTCGCAGGCCGAACTCGAGGCGCGCTTCCGGCAGGGCATGATCCCGATCGTGCTGGTCAGCACCTACTACATCCATGGCGACCACGTCGCCCATTGGGTGGTGGTGACGGGCTTCGACAAAGAGAATGTCTATGTGAACGATCCCTGGGTGGCGCTCGACAAGGGCAAGACGCCCAAGGACATGACCGACTTCCCCGTGCCGCGCGGCGCCTTCGAGCGCATGACCTGCTACGGCAAGCAACGCGAAAGGGCCTGCGTCCTGGTCGGGCGCTGA
- the fsa gene encoding fructose-6-phosphate aldolase, with product MKFFIDTADIAEIRDLAATGLVDGVTTNPSLIHKSGRNFIEVVKEICAVVEGPVSAEVTATEHAKMLAEGRKLAKVADNVCVKVPLTPDGLKTCKALRSDGILVNVTLCFSAAQALLAAKADASFISPFVGRLDDIGSDGMGLIDEIVQIYRAYDSIRTEVLVASVRHPIHVIQSAKMGADVATLPPAVLRQMFNHPLTDKGLAAFLADWAKTGQTIL from the coding sequence ATGAAGTTCTTCATCGACACCGCCGACATTGCCGAGATCCGCGACCTTGCCGCCACCGGCCTGGTGGACGGGGTGACGACCAATCCGTCGCTGATCCACAAATCCGGACGCAACTTCATCGAGGTTGTGAAGGAGATTTGCGCCGTGGTCGAGGGGCCGGTCAGCGCCGAGGTGACCGCGACCGAGCATGCGAAGATGCTGGCCGAGGGCCGCAAGCTCGCCAAGGTCGCCGACAATGTCTGCGTCAAGGTGCCGCTCACGCCGGATGGTCTCAAGACCTGCAAGGCGCTGCGCAGCGACGGCATCCTGGTCAATGTCACGCTCTGCTTCTCCGCCGCCCAGGCGCTGCTGGCCGCCAAGGCCGATGCCAGCTTCATCTCGCCCTTCGTCGGCCGGCTCGACGATATCGGCAGCGACGGCATGGGGCTGATCGACGAGATCGTGCAGATCTATCGCGCCTACGACAGTATTCGGACCGAGGTGCTGGTCGCCTCGGTACGCCATCCGATCCATGTGATCCAGTCGGCGAAGATGGGGGCCGATGTCGCGACCCTGCCCCCCGCGGTGCTGCGCCAGATGTTCAATCATCCGCTGACCGACAAGGGTCTGGCGGCATTCCTGGCCGATTGGGCCAAGACCGGACAGACGATTCTCTAA
- a CDS encoding DUF484 family protein — protein MTQTPEDAAGRSREATGSGAATSGSSRAGRPTAAEVMDYLQRHPDFLTQHPDLLDALKLPNRRSGDGVVDLQQFMVEKLRRELQRLRGDQDDLLSNSRDNLATQTRVHRAALALLDARSLTNLIEIVTTDLAVILDVDVVTLCLERSEGLTEPSRMDGVQLLDRGTVDQLIGREHEVLLRDEVTGDPALFGGGAGLVRSDALLRLKFGEEMPQGLIAFGTRHPGYFDSGQGTELLGFLARILEHCVRSWLSSTR, from the coding sequence ATGACCCAGACGCCCGAGGACGCCGCCGGCCGCAGCCGTGAAGCCACGGGCAGCGGCGCCGCGACATCGGGTTCGTCGCGCGCGGGCCGCCCCACCGCCGCCGAGGTCATGGATTATCTGCAGCGCCATCCCGATTTCCTGACGCAGCATCCCGACCTGCTCGACGCGCTGAAGCTGCCCAACCGCCGCTCCGGCGACGGGGTGGTCGACCTGCAGCAATTCATGGTGGAAAAACTGCGGCGGGAGCTGCAGCGGCTGCGCGGCGATCAGGACGATCTCCTCTCCAACAGCCGCGACAATCTCGCGACCCAGACCCGGGTCCATCGCGCCGCCCTCGCGCTTCTCGACGCCAGGAGCCTGACCAACCTGATCGAGATCGTGACCACCGATCTCGCCGTCATCCTCGATGTCGATGTGGTGACGCTTTGCCTCGAGCGCAGCGAAGGCCTGACGGAACCGAGCCGGATGGACGGCGTGCAGCTGCTCGATCGCGGCACCGTGGACCAGCTCATCGGGCGCGAGCACGAGGTGCTGCTGCGCGACGAGGTGACGGGCGACCCTGCGCTCTTCGGCGGCGGCGCGGGCCTGGTACGATCGGACGCCTTGCTCCGGCTGAAGTTCGGCGAGGAGATGCCGCAGGGGTTGATCGCCTTCGGCACACGCCATCCGGGTTATTTCGATTCCGGCCAGGGCACCGAGCTCCTGGGATTCCTCGCGCGCATCCTCGAACATTGCGTGCGGTCGTGGCTGAGCTCGACCCGCTGA
- the odhB gene encoding 2-oxoglutarate dehydrogenase complex dihydrolipoyllysine-residue succinyltransferase gives MATDIVVPALGESVTEATIAKWLKQPGDKVAVDEPLLELETDKVSLEVYATKAGTLSEIRAKTGDTVEVGAVVGVIGDGAAATGAPSAPTAGPTPIVPKTPSGPAPQAAAPAPQAAAASPETVQPAPPTEAPPVTAQPDRLAPAVRKLVEENKLAPEQIPATGKTGRLTKTDVLGYLEREGRLAAPVQTPTPAGAPAPATAPVPAGAAPREERVRMTRLRKRIAERLKQAQNNAAMLTTFNEVDMTNLLAVRSHYKDAFEKKHGVKLGFMSFFVKAAIMALKEIPAVNGEIDGEEIVYKNHYDIGVAVGTEQGLVVPVVRDADKMSFAEIELKIADFGKRARDGKLALDELQGGTFTISNGGVYGSLMSTPILNPPQSGILGMHKTQDRPVAIAGKVEIRPMMYLALSYDHRIVDGREAVTFLVRLKDGIEDPQRMLLEI, from the coding sequence ATGGCCACAGACATTGTCGTTCCCGCGCTGGGCGAGTCGGTCACCGAGGCGACCATCGCCAAGTGGCTGAAGCAGCCGGGCGACAAGGTCGCGGTCGACGAGCCGCTGCTCGAGCTCGAGACCGACAAGGTCTCGCTCGAGGTCTATGCCACCAAGGCGGGCACCCTTTCCGAGATCAGGGCGAAGACCGGCGACACGGTGGAAGTCGGCGCCGTGGTCGGCGTGATCGGCGATGGCGCCGCTGCGACTGGCGCCCCCTCCGCGCCGACGGCGGGTCCCACGCCAATCGTACCGAAAACCCCGTCCGGGCCCGCGCCGCAAGCCGCGGCTCCGGCACCGCAGGCGGCTGCCGCGTCGCCCGAAACCGTTCAGCCCGCCCCGCCGACGGAAGCGCCGCCGGTGACGGCGCAACCCGATCGCCTGGCGCCGGCCGTGCGCAAGCTGGTCGAGGAGAACAAGCTGGCGCCGGAACAGATTCCGGCGACGGGCAAGACCGGTCGCCTGACCAAGACCGACGTGCTGGGCTATCTCGAGCGCGAAGGCCGCCTGGCGGCGCCGGTCCAGACGCCGACCCCGGCGGGCGCTCCGGCGCCCGCGACTGCGCCGGTCCCGGCAGGGGCAGCGCCGCGCGAAGAGCGCGTGCGCATGACCCGCTTGCGCAAGCGCATCGCCGAGCGTCTCAAGCAGGCCCAGAACAATGCCGCCATGCTCACCACCTTCAACGAGGTGGACATGACGAACTTGCTGGCCGTGCGCAGCCACTACAAGGACGCCTTCGAGAAGAAGCATGGCGTGAAGCTCGGCTTCATGTCCTTCTTCGTGAAGGCGGCGATCATGGCGCTCAAGGAGATCCCGGCCGTCAATGGCGAGATCGACGGCGAGGAGATCGTCTACAAGAATCACTACGACATCGGCGTGGCCGTCGGCACCGAGCAGGGGCTGGTGGTCCCGGTGGTGCGCGATGCCGACAAGATGAGTTTCGCGGAGATCGAGCTGAAGATCGCCGATTTCGGCAAGCGCGCGCGCGACGGCAAGCTGGCGCTCGACGAGCTCCAGGGCGGCACCTTCACCATCTCGAACGGCGGCGTCTATGGATCGCTCATGTCGACGCCGATCCTCAATCCGCCGCAGTCGGGCATCCTGGGCATGCACAAGACCCAGGACCGGCCGGTGGCGATCGCCGGCAAGGTCGAGATCCGGCCGATGATGTATCTGGCGCTCTCCTACGATCACCGCATCGTCGATGGCCGCGAGGCCGTCACCTTCCTGGTGCGGCTCAAGGACGGCATCGAGGATCCGCAGCGCATGCTGCTCGAGATCTGA
- a CDS encoding GNAT family N-acetyltransferase, producing the protein MAKALHIRASRIEDAEAVGRMAGAFAVYLRALGDMTDFRFDAEAFRRDGFGPNPAFSGLIAEQDGRPIGYLHYHFGYDADAAARMMFIADLWVEPEARGLGAGRALMAEAARIGREKQAGLLFWAVYKPNKLAAAFYERLGAHYLRDLDFMIIDTAAL; encoded by the coding sequence GTGGCGAAAGCGCTCCATATCCGGGCGAGCCGCATCGAGGATGCCGAAGCCGTCGGCCGCATGGCCGGCGCCTTTGCCGTCTATCTGCGCGCTCTTGGGGACATGACCGACTTCCGCTTCGATGCCGAGGCCTTTCGCCGCGACGGCTTCGGCCCCAATCCGGCCTTCAGCGGCCTGATCGCCGAACAGGACGGCCGGCCGATCGGCTATCTCCATTACCATTTCGGCTATGACGCCGACGCCGCCGCGCGGATGATGTTCATCGCCGATCTCTGGGTCGAGCCCGAGGCTCGCGGGCTGGGAGCCGGACGGGCGCTCATGGCCGAAGCCGCGCGGATCGGCCGCGAGAAACAGGCAGGCCTGCTGTTCTGGGCGGTCTATAAGCCCAACAAGCTCGCCGCCGCCTTCTACGAGCGGCTCGGCGCGCATTATCTGCGCGATCTCGATTTCATGATCATCGATACCGCGGCGCTCTAA
- a CDS encoding tyrosine recombinase XerC, which produces MAELDPLRLTLEPALAGAVEEWTAWLTHERRASPHSIAAYRRDVAGFLRFLTEHRGHAPGLEDLRRLERGDFRGWLARSSARGLVPASNARAISALKSLFRFLAKRGLVENAALGTLRPPRLPRSVPKALSAAEAQDVVDEAGIYASSPWIALRDRALFMLLYGAGLRIAEALSLDRRDLSTGGATAMTELVVTGKGSKQRRVPLLPEIRAALMEYATACPFGTAKEDPLFVGARGDRLSARVAQRELARLRALLGLPDSATPHALRHSFATHLLAGGGDLRTIQELLGHSSLSTTQRYTEVDSTALMKLYNEAHPRARRGANRRA; this is translated from the coding sequence GTGGCTGAGCTCGACCCGCTGAGGCTGACGCTCGAGCCGGCGCTGGCCGGCGCCGTCGAGGAGTGGACCGCCTGGCTCACCCATGAGCGTCGCGCCTCGCCGCACAGCATCGCCGCCTATCGTCGCGATGTCGCGGGTTTCCTGCGCTTCCTGACCGAGCATCGGGGCCATGCGCCCGGCCTCGAGGATCTGCGCCGGCTCGAACGCGGCGATTTCCGCGGCTGGCTGGCACGCTCGAGCGCAAGGGGGCTCGTGCCGGCGTCGAACGCGCGGGCCATCTCCGCGCTCAAGAGCCTGTTCCGCTTCCTGGCGAAACGCGGACTGGTGGAAAACGCGGCGCTGGGAACCTTGCGCCCGCCGCGGCTGCCGCGCTCCGTGCCCAAGGCCCTGTCCGCGGCCGAGGCCCAGGACGTCGTCGACGAGGCCGGTATCTATGCGAGCTCGCCCTGGATCGCGCTGCGCGACAGGGCGCTCTTCATGCTGCTCTATGGCGCGGGCCTGCGTATCGCCGAGGCCCTCTCCCTCGATCGCCGCGACCTGTCGACGGGCGGCGCCACGGCGATGACCGAGCTCGTCGTCACCGGCAAGGGCTCGAAGCAGCGCCGCGTTCCCCTGCTGCCCGAGATTCGTGCGGCCCTCATGGAATACGCGACCGCCTGCCCCTTCGGCACCGCCAAGGAGGACCCGCTCTTCGTGGGCGCGCGCGGCGACCGCCTGAGCGCGCGCGTGGCCCAGCGCGAGCTGGCGCGCCTGCGGGCCTTGCTGGGCCTGCCCGACAGCGCCACGCCCCATGCGCTGCGCCACAGCTTCGCCACCCATCTCCTCGCCGGCGGCGGCGATCTGCGCACGATCCAGGAGCTGCTGGGCCACAGCTCGCTCAGCACCACCCAGCGCTATACCGAAGTGGACAGTACGGCGCTGATGAAACTCTATAATGAAGCCCATCCCCGCGCACGGCGCGGCGCAAACCGGAGGGCCTGA
- the lpdA gene encoding dihydrolipoyl dehydrogenase, whose translation MADATYDLVIIGGGVGGYVAAIRASQLGIKTACIEMRGRLGGTCLNVGCIPSKALLQSSEIYEETKSHLAVHGVGVGNVSLDLAAMLARKDKVVEDLTKGVEFLFRKNKVDYIKGRGRIAGHGRVEVALEGGGSQSLTAKTICIATGSESSPLPGITVDEKRIVTSTGALSLNPVPAHLIVIGAGYIGLEMGSVWRRLGSKVTVVEYLDRILPGMDGEIAKSFQRILQKQGFEFRLGMKVTGAVAGASSVTLSMAPAAGGETATLDADVVLLCVGRRAYTEGLGLETVGVAKDDRGRIKTDRHFATNVPGIYAIGDVIAGPMLAHKSEEEGIALAEILAGQAGHVNYETVPGIVYTHPEVATVGKTEEELKAAGVAYKVGKFPMTANSRARCAGDTEGLVKIIADAKTDRLLGCHIISADAGTMIHEAVMAMEFAGSAEDVARAFHAHPTLNEAVKEAALAVDGRAIHI comes from the coding sequence ATGGCGGACGCGACCTACGATCTGGTGATCATCGGCGGAGGGGTGGGCGGCTATGTCGCCGCGATCCGCGCCAGCCAGCTCGGGATCAAGACGGCCTGCATCGAGATGCGCGGCCGGCTGGGCGGCACCTGCCTCAATGTCGGCTGCATCCCGTCCAAGGCCCTGCTGCAATCCTCGGAGATCTATGAGGAGACCAAGTCGCATCTGGCGGTGCATGGCGTGGGCGTCGGCAATGTCTCGCTCGACCTGGCGGCCATGCTCGCGCGCAAGGACAAGGTGGTCGAGGACCTGACCAAGGGCGTGGAGTTCCTGTTCCGCAAGAACAAGGTCGATTACATCAAAGGCCGCGGGCGCATCGCCGGCCATGGCCGCGTCGAGGTGGCGCTCGAGGGTGGCGGCAGCCAGTCGCTCACCGCCAAGACCATCTGCATCGCCACGGGCTCGGAATCCTCGCCGCTGCCGGGCATCACCGTCGACGAGAAGCGCATCGTCACCTCGACCGGCGCGCTCTCGCTCAATCCCGTGCCGGCCCATCTGATCGTGATCGGCGCCGGCTATATCGGGCTCGAGATGGGCTCGGTCTGGCGGCGGCTCGGATCGAAGGTGACGGTGGTCGAATATCTCGACCGCATCCTGCCGGGCATGGATGGCGAGATCGCCAAGTCGTTCCAGCGCATCCTGCAGAAGCAAGGCTTCGAGTTCCGCCTCGGCATGAAGGTCACGGGCGCGGTCGCCGGCGCCAGCAGCGTGACGCTCTCCATGGCCCCGGCGGCCGGCGGCGAGACCGCCACGCTCGATGCCGACGTGGTCCTGCTCTGCGTCGGCCGGCGCGCTTATACCGAGGGTCTCGGGCTCGAGACGGTGGGCGTCGCCAAGGACGACCGGGGCCGGATCAAGACCGACCGCCATTTCGCCACCAACGTGCCGGGCATCTATGCGATCGGCGACGTGATCGCCGGGCCCATGCTGGCGCACAAGTCGGAGGAGGAAGGGATCGCCCTGGCCGAAATCCTGGCGGGCCAGGCCGGCCATGTGAATTACGAGACCGTGCCGGGCATCGTCTACACCCATCCCGAGGTCGCCACCGTCGGCAAGACCGAGGAAGAGCTCAAGGCGGCCGGCGTCGCCTACAAGGTCGGCAAGTTCCCGATGACCGCCAACAGCCGCGCGCGGTGCGCCGGCGACACCGAAGGCCTGGTCAAGATCATCGCCGACGCCAAGACCGACCGGCTTCTCGGCTGCCATATCATCTCGGCCGATGCCGGCACCATGATCCATGAGGCGGTGATGGCGATGGAGTTCGCAGGCTCGGCCGAGGATGTAGCCCGCGCCTTCCATGCGCATCCGACCCTGAACGAGGCGGTCAAGGAAGCGGCCCTCGCGGTCGACGGGCGCGCCATTCACATCTGA
- a CDS encoding phospholipase D family protein, whose protein sequence is MQLLLLALVALAGLFLASYFVLLSYSRFIERARGKPSTALPVSGDGTPLDRLVAPLIAQHEGETGLVLLPENLDAFAVRAQAARQAGRSLDLQYYLWQGDLTGRLLAAEVIAAADRGVRVRLLLDDINAHGYDRSYLALNAHPNISVRLFNPRLTRGGLFRRGLETVLRGIRITRRMHNKAWITDGRIAVIGGRNIGDAYFDAGQNANFRDLDLLAVGTAVPQAEAVFDKYWNSQAVIPIGALGRQRKRGLRRLRRRLAALTNNAASRPYLGRVEEQVTVRDLLSGKGRIHWTSTARIVADPPRKAKGTGQPDWLMPAIRPLLMSARTDLEIISPYFIPGRAGTAQLIELAKQGTRVSVLTNSLAATDVTAVHGAYARSRRPLLEGGIDLFELKPYDVRRRNSLFGSRSARLHTKAFTVDDRLGFVGSMNFDPRSESLNTEMGVIFEHADLVREIREIFASETSLQRSYRIGLERGRILWQDGAPGAVTILRDEPEAALGRRLLARIIALLPIESQL, encoded by the coding sequence ATGCAACTGCTTCTCCTGGCTCTCGTTGCATTGGCCGGGCTGTTCTTGGCTTCATATTTCGTGCTGCTCTCCTACAGCCGTTTCATCGAGCGCGCGCGCGGGAAGCCGTCCACGGCACTGCCTGTATCCGGAGACGGAACGCCGCTCGACAGACTGGTCGCGCCGCTGATCGCGCAGCATGAAGGCGAGACCGGACTGGTCCTTCTTCCCGAAAATCTCGATGCCTTCGCTGTCCGTGCCCAAGCCGCTCGGCAGGCGGGCCGCAGCCTCGACCTGCAATATTATCTCTGGCAGGGCGACCTGACCGGGCGCCTGCTGGCCGCCGAAGTCATCGCCGCCGCCGATCGCGGCGTGCGGGTCCGGCTGCTCCTCGACGACATCAACGCTCACGGCTATGACCGCTCCTATCTCGCGCTCAACGCCCATCCAAACATCTCCGTCCGCCTGTTCAACCCGAGGCTGACGCGCGGCGGCCTGTTTCGGCGTGGTCTGGAGACAGTGCTGCGCGGGATTCGCATCACGCGACGCATGCACAACAAGGCCTGGATCACCGACGGCCGGATCGCGGTCATCGGCGGTCGCAATATCGGGGATGCCTATTTCGACGCGGGCCAGAACGCGAATTTCCGCGATCTCGACCTGCTCGCCGTGGGGACCGCCGTCCCGCAGGCGGAGGCGGTCTTCGACAAATACTGGAACAGCCAGGCGGTCATTCCGATCGGCGCGCTGGGCCGGCAGCGCAAGCGCGGCCTGCGCAGGCTGCGCCGGAGGCTGGCGGCGCTGACGAACAACGCGGCGTCGCGGCCCTATCTCGGGCGCGTCGAGGAACAGGTCACCGTCCGCGACCTGCTGTCCGGCAAAGGCCGGATCCACTGGACGTCGACGGCGAGGATCGTCGCGGACCCGCCGCGGAAGGCGAAAGGAACGGGCCAGCCGGACTGGCTGATGCCCGCGATCCGGCCCCTGCTCATGTCGGCGAGGACCGATCTCGAGATCATCTCACCCTATTTCATCCCGGGGCGGGCGGGCACCGCCCAGCTCATCGAGCTGGCGAAGCAGGGAACCAGGGTCTCGGTCCTGACGAACTCGCTGGCCGCGACGGACGTGACGGCCGTCCATGGCGCCTATGCCCGCTCGCGCCGGCCGCTGCTCGAGGGCGGGATCGATCTGTTCGAGCTCAAGCCCTATGACGTCCGCCGCCGCAACTCGCTGTTCGGATCGCGCAGCGCCCGGCTCCACACCAAGGCCTTCACGGTCGACGACCGGCTGGGTTTCGTGGGTTCGATGAATTTCGATCCGCGATCGGAGTCGCTCAACACCGAGATGGGCGTGATCTTCGAGCATGCGGATCTCGTGCGCGAGATCCGCGAGATCTTCGCCAGCGAGACCTCGCTGCAGAGGAGCTATCGGATCGGGTTGGAGCGCGGCCGCATCCTCTGGCAGGACGGCGCACCCGGCGCGGTCACGATCCTTCGCGACGAGCCGGAAGCGGCCCTCGGGCGTCGGCTGTTGGCCCGGATCATCGCTCTCCTGCCGATCGAATCGCAGCTTTAG